From the genome of Longimicrobium sp., one region includes:
- a CDS encoding CDC48 family AAA ATPase — protein sequence MADREQQGESVRLQVAGAKREDMAKGTARLGQRTFQALGLKEGEIIEIVGPQVTAAVALPPYPEDDGLDLIRLDGLQRTNSGVSIGDYVEVRCAKVEPARRVTLAPAQENLRLMGTGDALRRTLFRRPLTQGDTISTSAYQRTETSRGPEDPGAFPEELFRTFFQQTAYALQEIRLRVVGTTPRGIVQVVEDTEIELLPEYAEPEDPSRGDITYDDIGGLGPTIDQVREMIELPLKHPELFQRLGIDPPKGVILHGPPGTGKTLLARAVANEARAQFFHIAGPEIMGRHYGESEQRLREVFEQAEQQAPSIVFIDEIDSIAPKREEVTGEVERRIVAQLLTLMDGLKPRQNVVVIAATNRVNAIDEALRRPGRFDREIIIGVPDAVGRREVLAIHTRGMPLGNDVDLDELARITYGFVGADLTALAREAAIDTLRRHLPALDLNQVEIPADVLARLIVCRDDFINALKRVQPSAVREIMIQVPDVGWDDIGGLEDAKRALKEGVELPLKHPDAFRRLGIRPAKGFLLYGPPGTGKTLMAKAVARESEANFIATKSSDLLSKWYGESEQQVTRLFQRARQVAPTVIFIDEIDSLAPQRGGGLGEPAVTERVVNTILAEMDGLEEMQGIVVIGATNRPTLLDPALLRPGRFDELVYITVPEREARLTILRIHTSGMPLAEDVKLEAIAERTHGFTGADLEDLVRRAGLMALRTDLDVAEVPMRFFESALKESRASVTPEMEREYEELRSELKREGPRGRQIGFRAPERPAAH from the coding sequence ATGGCGGATCGAGAGCAGCAGGGAGAGAGCGTGCGGCTGCAGGTGGCCGGGGCGAAGCGCGAGGACATGGCCAAGGGCACGGCGCGGCTGGGGCAGCGCACCTTCCAGGCGCTGGGCCTCAAGGAGGGCGAGATCATCGAGATCGTGGGGCCGCAGGTCACCGCCGCGGTCGCGCTTCCCCCGTACCCGGAGGACGACGGGCTGGACCTGATCCGCCTGGACGGCCTCCAGCGCACCAACAGCGGCGTCAGCATCGGCGACTACGTGGAGGTGCGCTGCGCCAAGGTGGAGCCCGCCCGCCGCGTGACGCTGGCCCCCGCGCAGGAGAACCTGCGGCTGATGGGCACCGGCGACGCCCTGCGCCGCACCCTCTTCCGCCGCCCGCTCACGCAGGGCGACACGATCTCCACATCCGCCTACCAGCGCACCGAGACTTCGCGCGGTCCCGAGGACCCGGGCGCGTTCCCCGAGGAGCTCTTTCGCACCTTCTTCCAGCAGACGGCGTACGCGCTGCAGGAGATCCGCCTGCGCGTGGTGGGGACGACGCCGCGCGGGATCGTGCAGGTGGTGGAGGACACCGAGATCGAGCTCCTTCCCGAGTACGCGGAGCCGGAAGACCCCAGCCGCGGCGACATCACCTACGACGACATCGGCGGGCTGGGGCCCACCATCGACCAGGTGCGGGAGATGATCGAGCTCCCGCTCAAGCACCCCGAACTCTTCCAGCGGCTGGGGATCGACCCGCCGAAAGGCGTCATCCTGCACGGCCCGCCGGGGACGGGCAAGACGCTGCTCGCGCGCGCGGTGGCCAACGAGGCGCGCGCGCAGTTCTTCCACATCGCCGGCCCGGAGATCATGGGGCGGCACTACGGCGAGAGCGAGCAGCGGCTGCGCGAGGTGTTCGAGCAGGCGGAGCAGCAGGCGCCCTCCATCGTCTTCATCGACGAGATCGACTCCATCGCACCCAAGCGCGAGGAGGTGACGGGCGAGGTTGAGCGGCGCATCGTGGCGCAGCTCCTGACGCTGATGGACGGGCTGAAGCCGCGGCAGAACGTGGTGGTGATCGCGGCCACCAACCGCGTCAACGCCATCGACGAGGCGCTGCGCCGGCCGGGCCGCTTCGACCGCGAGATCATCATCGGCGTGCCGGACGCGGTGGGGCGGCGCGAGGTGCTGGCCATCCACACCCGCGGCATGCCGCTGGGGAACGACGTGGACCTGGACGAGCTCGCGCGCATCACCTACGGCTTCGTGGGCGCGGACCTCACGGCGCTGGCCCGCGAGGCCGCCATCGACACGCTGCGGCGCCACCTCCCCGCCCTGGACCTGAACCAGGTGGAGATCCCGGCGGACGTGCTGGCGCGGCTGATCGTGTGCCGCGACGACTTCATCAACGCGCTCAAGCGGGTGCAGCCCTCCGCCGTGCGCGAGATCATGATCCAGGTCCCCGATGTGGGCTGGGACGACATCGGCGGCCTCGAAGACGCCAAGCGGGCGCTCAAGGAGGGGGTGGAGCTCCCCCTGAAGCACCCCGACGCCTTCCGCCGCCTGGGGATCCGCCCCGCCAAGGGCTTCCTCCTGTACGGCCCTCCCGGGACGGGCAAGACGCTGATGGCCAAGGCCGTCGCGCGCGAGTCGGAGGCGAACTTCATCGCCACCAAGTCGTCGGACCTGCTCAGCAAGTGGTACGGCGAGAGCGAGCAGCAGGTGACGCGTCTCTTCCAGCGCGCGCGGCAGGTGGCGCCTACGGTCATCTTCATCGACGAGATCGATTCGCTGGCGCCACAGCGCGGCGGCGGGCTGGGCGAGCCGGCCGTGACGGAGCGGGTGGTGAACACCATCCTCGCGGAGATGGACGGGCTGGAGGAGATGCAGGGGATCGTGGTGATCGGCGCCACCAACCGTCCCACGCTGCTGGACCCCGCCCTGCTGCGCCCCGGCCGCTTCGACGAGCTGGTGTACATCACGGTGCCCGAGCGCGAGGCGCGGCTCACCATCCTGCGCATCCACACCTCCGGGATGCCGCTGGCGGAGGACGTGAAGCTGGAGGCCATCGCGGAGCGCACGCACGGCTTCACCGGCGCGGACCTGGAGGACCTGGTGCGCCGCGCGGGGCTGATGGCGCTGCGCACCGACCTGGACGTGGCGGAGGTGCCGATGCGCTTCTTCGAGTCGGCGCTCAAGGAGAGCCGCGCTTCGGTGACGCCGGAGATGGAGCGCGAGTACGAGGAGCTGCGCAGCGAGCTGAAGCGCGAGGGCCCGCGCGGCCGCCAGATCGGCTTCCGAGCCCCGGAGCGCCCCGCCGCGCACTGA
- a CDS encoding YsnF/AvaK domain-containing protein, translating to MSITPSDRNLPMDGTADSLRADQLHGNEQLRAGQLHGNEQLRGTEERLTLSEEQLAVGKREVRAGEVEIEKRVETEHVRHEVPLTHDEVTVERRPIEGGMVAAGGLGHTIGEEHIRVPLTAEEAVVEKRVVPKEELVVRTQQVTEERMVEADLRTERAEVREVNAHEVRHDRDTLDRGGNL from the coding sequence ATGAGCATCACTCCCAGCGACCGCAACCTCCCGATGGACGGCACCGCCGACTCGCTTCGCGCGGACCAGCTTCACGGCAACGAGCAGCTTCGCGCCGGCCAGCTGCACGGCAACGAGCAGCTTCGCGGCACCGAGGAGCGCCTGACGCTCTCGGAGGAGCAGCTCGCCGTCGGCAAGCGCGAGGTGCGCGCGGGCGAGGTGGAGATCGAGAAGCGCGTGGAGACCGAGCACGTGCGCCACGAGGTGCCGCTCACCCACGACGAGGTGACGGTGGAGCGCCGCCCCATCGAGGGCGGGATGGTCGCGGCCGGCGGGCTCGGCCACACCATCGGCGAGGAGCACATCCGCGTTCCGCTGACCGCCGAGGAGGCGGTGGTGGAGAAGCGCGTGGTGCCCAAGGAGGAACTCGTGGTGCGCACGCAGCAGGTGACCGAGGAGCGCATGGTGGAGGCCGACCTGCGCACCGAGCGCGCCGAGGTGCGTGAGGTCAACGCCCACGAGGTGCGCCACGACCGCGACACGCTGGATCGCGGCGGCAACCTGTAG